From Qingrenia yutianensis, the proteins below share one genomic window:
- the ruvC gene encoding crossover junction endodeoxyribonuclease RuvC, whose product MIILGIDPGIAIVGYGVIEYRGNKFKVIDYGAITTPAGMKLKDRLKIIYDGVIEIIRKHKPDCIAIEELFYNNNAKTVINVAQGRAMPYLAAANTNLEIYEYTPLQVKQAVVGYGRAEKKQVQQMTKMLLNLEKVPKPDDTADALAIAVCHAHSFRMNAKLDF is encoded by the coding sequence ATGATTATTCTTGGAATTGACCCGGGTATTGCAATTGTGGGCTATGGTGTGATAGAATATAGAGGTAACAAATTTAAGGTTATCGACTACGGTGCAATCACCACGCCCGCGGGAATGAAATTAAAAGACAGATTAAAAATCATATACGACGGCGTTATTGAAATTATAAGAAAGCACAAACCCGACTGCATAGCCATTGAGGAACTTTTTTACAACAACAACGCAAAAACCGTCATAAACGTTGCGCAAGGGCGCGCTATGCCCTATCTTGCCGCGGCGAATACAAATCTTGAAATTTACGAATATACACCGCTTCAGGTTAAACAGGCGGTTGTCGGATACGGCAGGGCCGAGAAAAAACAGGTTCAGCAAATGACAAAAATGCTTTTAAATCTTGAAAAAGTGCCCAAACCCGACGACACCGCAGACGCGCTTGCAATCGCGGTATGCCACGCTCATTCATTCAGAATGAACGCAAAATTGGATTTTTAA
- the hydF gene encoding [FeFe] hydrogenase H-cluster maturation GTPase HydF, protein MADLNSTPSANRIQIAFFGKRNSGKSSLINALANQEISIVSDVLGTTTDPVHKALEIFPIGPCTLIDTAGFDDVGELGKLRIEKTKKVLAKADIALVVISADETDFASYSEWFDEIKAKKVNCLCVINKSDLCADTAKIESMLKEKDVDFVKISAQKRENLPLLFEKIIKISPKDFDEITITGNLVNEGDSVLLVAPQDIEAPKGRLILPQVQTIRELLDKKAVVTVVTAEKMQSALDALKKAPNLIICDSQAFKQVYDLAPKESVLTSFSILFANYKGDIEEFKKGASAIDKLNENSRVLIAEACSHTTLDGDIAKVKIPKMLRKKAGESLEIDFCSGVNFNLDKKYDLVIHCGGCMFNRSHILSRIAMCKEKNIPITNFGITIAKLTGILDMVELHNR, encoded by the coding sequence ATGGCAGATTTAAACTCAACGCCGAGTGCAAACAGAATACAAATCGCTTTTTTCGGAAAGCGAAACAGCGGAAAATCGTCGCTTATAAATGCACTTGCAAATCAGGAAATTTCAATCGTAAGCGATGTTTTGGGCACGACGACCGATCCCGTTCATAAGGCGCTTGAAATTTTTCCTATAGGTCCCTGCACGCTCATCGACACCGCGGGTTTTGACGATGTGGGCGAGCTTGGAAAACTGCGCATTGAAAAGACGAAAAAGGTGCTTGCAAAAGCTGATATTGCGCTTGTTGTGATAAGCGCGGACGAAACCGATTTTGCGTCTTATTCGGAATGGTTTGACGAAATCAAGGCTAAAAAGGTGAACTGCCTTTGTGTTATAAATAAGTCGGATTTATGCGCCGATACTGCAAAAATTGAGAGTATGCTCAAAGAAAAAGATGTTGATTTTGTAAAAATAAGCGCGCAGAAACGTGAAAATCTTCCGCTTTTGTTTGAAAAAATAATTAAGATTTCGCCGAAAGATTTTGATGAAATAACAATCACGGGAAATCTCGTAAACGAGGGCGACAGCGTTTTGCTTGTTGCACCGCAGGATATTGAGGCGCCCAAAGGAAGGCTGATTCTTCCGCAGGTGCAGACAATCCGCGAGCTTTTGGACAAAAAAGCTGTTGTAACCGTTGTTACCGCCGAGAAAATGCAATCGGCGCTGGACGCGTTAAAAAAAGCGCCGAATCTGATAATCTGCGACTCGCAGGCATTTAAACAAGTTTACGATTTAGCGCCGAAAGAGAGCGTTTTAACCTCGTTTTCCATACTTTTTGCAAATTATAAAGGCGATATTGAGGAATTTAAAAAAGGCGCGTCGGCGATTGACAAGCTTAACGAAAATTCGCGCGTTCTTATTGCGGAGGCCTGCTCACACACGACGCTTGACGGCGATATTGCCAAGGTGAAAATTCCCAAAATGCTCCGAAAAAAAGCGGGCGAGTCACTCGAAATTGACTTTTGCTCGGGCGTTAATTTTAATCTTGATAAAAAATATGACCTTGTTATCCATTGCGGCGGCTGTATGTTCAACAGAAGTCACATTTTGAGCAGAATTGCAATGTGCAAAGAAAAAAATATTCCCATCACAAATTTCGGAATAACCATTGCAAAACTAACCGGAATACTTGATATGGTGGAATTGCATAACAGGTAA
- the ruvB gene encoding Holliday junction branch migration DNA helicase RuvB: MDFNERIVTSDFIDEDVDLETSLRPKHLEEYVGQDKIKENLSVYIQAAKSRNEALDHVLLYGPPGLGKTTLSNIIANEMGVNIRITSGPAIEKPGDLAGILTNLAEHDVLFIDEIHRLSASVEEILYPAMEDFSLDIIIGKGPSARSIRLDLPKFTLIGATTKAGRITSPLRDRFGVLARLELYTNEQLKEIVERSAKILGVEIDTDGAFEIASRSRGTPRIANRLLKRVRDFGQVYGDGVVTKKIAQLALEKIEVDKIGLDSTDANMIKSMIKNFGGGPVGLDTLAATIGEDANTIEDVYEPYLLQLGFINRTPRGRVVTKSAYDHFGIPFDKE; this comes from the coding sequence ATGGATTTTAACGAAAGAATTGTCACATCCGATTTTATTGACGAAGATGTTGACTTGGAAACAAGTTTAAGACCGAAACATCTCGAAGAATACGTCGGTCAAGACAAAATTAAAGAAAATTTGTCGGTTTACATACAGGCGGCAAAAAGCCGAAACGAGGCGCTCGACCACGTTCTTTTGTACGGTCCGCCGGGACTCGGAAAAACCACGCTTTCAAACATTATCGCAAATGAAATGGGCGTAAATATCAGGATTACCAGCGGTCCTGCGATTGAAAAGCCCGGCGATTTGGCAGGTATTCTTACAAACCTTGCCGAACACGACGTTTTGTTTATCGACGAAATCCACCGTTTGAGCGCGAGTGTTGAAGAAATTCTCTATCCCGCAATGGAGGACTTTTCGCTTGATATTATCATCGGAAAAGGTCCGAGCGCACGCTCAATAAGGCTTGATTTGCCGAAATTTACGCTTATCGGCGCAACGACAAAGGCAGGCAGAATTACCTCGCCTCTGCGCGACCGTTTCGGTGTTCTTGCGCGTCTTGAACTATACACAAACGAACAGCTTAAAGAAATCGTTGAGCGCAGTGCCAAAATTCTCGGCGTTGAAATCGACACCGACGGCGCATTTGAAATTGCCTCGCGTTCGCGCGGTACACCGCGAATTGCAAACCGTCTTTTAAAACGCGTGCGCGATTTCGGTCAGGTTTACGGCGACGGCGTCGTTACAAAAAAAATCGCACAGCTTGCGCTTGAAAAAATCGAGGTTGACAAAATCGGACTCGACTCCACCGACGCAAATATGATTAAATCTATGATTAAAAATTTCGGAGGAGGACCTGTCGGGCTTGACACACTTGCCGCAACAATCGGCGAGGACGCAAACACCATTGAAGACGTTTACGAGCCGTACCTTCTTCAGCTCGGGTTTATAAACCGCACACCGCGGGGAAGAGTCGTTACAAAATCGGCATACGACCATTTCGGCATACCGTTTGACAAAGAATAG
- a CDS encoding phosphatase PAP2 family protein, whose translation MSFELSILDFIQAHFKCGFFDIVMPKISALGNGGIVWIIFTLVLLMMKKPRKYGLYMAVSLIIMLVVCNITLKPLIARTRPFTHNPLIKLLIDAPTDYSFPSGHTMASFSASTAYLMCYIRRKNTAEKCIFDSKIIVSAMFVLSVLIAFSRLYLYVHYPTDVLFALILGVIDGIVSAKIIEKFSHGKNIKNE comes from the coding sequence TTGAGTTTTGAACTTTCAATTTTAGACTTTATTCAGGCACATTTCAAATGCGGATTTTTTGATATTGTTATGCCGAAAATTTCCGCGCTCGGCAACGGCGGTATTGTGTGGATAATTTTCACACTTGTGCTTCTTATGATGAAAAAACCGCGCAAATACGGCTTATATATGGCAGTATCGCTGATAATTATGCTCGTTGTATGCAACATAACATTAAAACCGCTGATTGCGCGGACGCGTCCGTTTACACATAATCCGCTGATAAAGCTTTTAATCGACGCACCGACCGATTATTCGTTCCCGTCAGGGCATACAATGGCGTCGTTTTCCGCGTCAACCGCATATTTGATGTGTTACATAAGACGAAAAAACACAGCGGAAAAGTGTATATTCGACAGTAAAATAATAGTTTCTGCAATGTTTGTACTTTCAGTTTTAATTGCATTTTCACGGCTTTATCTTTACGTGCACTACCCCACCGACGTGCTGTTTGCACTCATTCTCGGCGTTATCGACGGAATTGTGTCGGCAAAAATTATTGAAAAATTTTCACACGGTAAAAATATAAAAAACGAATAA
- a CDS encoding D-alanyl-D-alanine carboxypeptidase family protein codes for MKKRILSFLFIFLIVFSLFPQALCAPDISVESDSAILFDVDQNSVLFEKEANKKMHPASITKVMTLLLAAENCNFDDKLTVDNTCLLGMPSDAIIADFRQGEEVTVKDLFMAAYLRSANDAAVLLACRVSGSVDKFVELMNARAKELGAANTHFTNPTGLTDDNHYTTAYDMMLITKAAVQNEKLMSVASEVKYTLHKNNVRAEDLEMSTGHRMMDKDTAQYYQGVIFGKTGFTNAARSTLVTAAKKDDRCLVVVTLGHDNKFKQYNDVKTLLDYGFGSFYRFVISKDDLKGMVKLKKSEYADIKNDFVIILPTDVKREALTQSVDVVNGEIFLTLKGSENDVTQKVGVVAENSGGFGAAVLRFIKLIFMILIYLIIIFIVLFIILLFYINRRNKKRIAEKKKKERIKSNYKYYNM; via the coding sequence ATGAAAAAAAGGATTTTATCTTTCCTTTTTATATTTTTAATAGTTTTTTCGCTCTTTCCGCAGGCTCTTTGCGCTCCCGACATCAGCGTGGAGTCCGATTCTGCGATTTTGTTTGACGTCGATCAAAATTCGGTTTTGTTTGAAAAAGAGGCGAACAAAAAGATGCACCCGGCGAGCATAACAAAGGTTATGACGCTTTTGCTCGCTGCGGAAAACTGCAATTTTGACGATAAGTTAACGGTAGACAACACTTGTCTGCTCGGTATGCCGTCCGATGCGATTATCGCGGATTTCAGACAGGGCGAAGAAGTCACCGTCAAAGATTTGTTTATGGCGGCATATTTGCGTTCGGCAAACGACGCGGCGGTGCTTTTGGCATGCAGAGTAAGCGGTTCGGTTGACAAATTTGTTGAGCTTATGAACGCGCGTGCGAAAGAGCTCGGCGCGGCAAATACGCATTTTACAAATCCGACGGGACTTACCGACGACAATCATTACACAACCGCATACGATATGATGCTTATTACCAAGGCGGCGGTGCAGAACGAAAAGCTTATGAGCGTTGCCTCCGAGGTAAAATATACACTTCACAAAAACAACGTCCGTGCCGAGGACTTGGAAATGTCCACAGGTCACAGAATGATGGACAAAGACACTGCGCAGTATTATCAGGGTGTTATTTTCGGCAAAACGGGCTTTACAAATGCGGCGCGTTCAACGCTTGTTACCGCGGCGAAAAAAGACGACCGTTGCCTTGTTGTTGTGACGCTCGGGCACGACAACAAATTTAAACAGTACAATGACGTAAAAACTTTGCTTGATTATGGTTTCGGAAGTTTTTACAGGTTTGTTATAAGCAAAGACGATTTAAAAGGTATGGTTAAGCTTAAAAAAAGCGAGTATGCCGACATTAAAAATGATTTTGTGATAATTTTGCCGACCGATGTTAAGCGTGAGGCGCTGACGCAGAGCGTTGACGTTGTGAACGGTGAAATTTTTCTGACGCTCAAAGGCAGCGAGAATGACGTAACCCAGAAAGTCGGCGTTGTTGCGGAAAACAGCGGAGGTTTCGGTGCTGCGGTTCTGCGTTTTATAAAGCTTATCTTTATGATTTTGATTTATCTGATAATTATTTTTATTGTGCTTTTTATAATTTTGCTTTTCTATATAAACAGGCGCAACAAAAAGCGGATAGCCGAGAAGAAAAAGAAAGAACGCATAAAGTCGAACTACAAATATTATAATATGTAA
- the ruvA gene encoding Holliday junction branch migration protein RuvA, which translates to MFSYLKGYLTQKGQNFAVIEVSGIGFKVYTSATTLQSISASEENSPVTFYTYLYIKEGIMDLYGFSSQEELNMFELLISVSGVGAKGAIAILSSLTPSKLAVSLVTNDVASIKKASGIGPKTAQRIILELKDKIKNEELIASPQEKSAEEAEFIANDARSEAVSALMVLGYSKFEAERAVAKASPDLTDTEEIIKSALKALI; encoded by the coding sequence ATGTTTAGCTATTTAAAAGGATATTTGACGCAGAAAGGACAGAATTTTGCCGTTATCGAGGTTTCGGGAATTGGATTTAAGGTTTACACCTCGGCAACGACTTTGCAGAGCATTTCAGCGAGCGAAGAAAATTCACCCGTCACATTTTATACATATCTATACATTAAAGAAGGAATTATGGACTTGTACGGCTTCTCGTCGCAGGAGGAGCTAAATATGTTCGAGCTTCTCATATCGGTTTCGGGAGTGGGAGCAAAAGGCGCAATAGCCATTTTGTCGTCGCTCACGCCGTCAAAACTAGCGGTAAGCCTTGTTACAAATGACGTTGCGTCAATTAAAAAGGCATCGGGAATAGGACCAAAAACCGCACAGAGGATTATTCTCGAATTAAAAGACAAAATCAAAAACGAGGAGCTCATTGCATCACCGCAGGAAAAATCCGCGGAGGAGGCTGAATTTATTGCAAACGATGCACGCAGCGAGGCAGTCAGCGCGCTTATGGTTTTGGGATATTCAAAATTTGAGGCGGAACGCGCGGTCGCAAAAGCGTCACCCGACCTTACCGACACCGAAGAAATTATAAAATCTGCATTAAAAGCGTTAATATAG
- a CDS encoding argininosuccinate synthase: MAKEKVVLAYSGGLDTSIIIHWLIENYDYEVIAVCGDVGQGKETEGLEERAKKAGASKLYIADLKEEYVKDYIFPTLKAGAVYEGKYLLGTSHARPIIAKKLVEIAKKEGAVAICHGATGKGNDQVRFELTIKALAPELKIIAPWRVWDIKSREDAVDYAEKNGIEIPVTKKDLYSRDRNVWHISHEGMDLEDPWNEPQLDNLLKLTTPPEKAPDTPKYITVGFEKGEPVSIDGKNYSPLALVEELNKIGGEYGIGIADIVEDRLVGMKSRGVYETPGGTILYAAHDELEYLCLDRDTQAFKRQAAIKFAELVYDGKWFTPLREALSAFVDSTQQTVTGEVKLKLYKGHISPAGAKSKYSLYNEDIASFGDSHELYSHKDAEGFINLFGLPLKVRALMNEKNKNN; this comes from the coding sequence ATGGCAAAAGAAAAAGTTGTATTAGCGTACTCCGGCGGACTTGACACATCGATTATAATCCACTGGTTAATTGAAAACTATGACTACGAAGTTATTGCGGTTTGCGGCGACGTCGGACAGGGCAAAGAAACCGAAGGTCTTGAAGAAAGAGCAAAAAAAGCAGGCGCATCAAAATTATATATTGCAGATTTAAAAGAGGAATATGTTAAAGATTACATTTTCCCAACACTCAAAGCAGGCGCGGTTTACGAGGGCAAATATCTCCTCGGCACATCGCACGCACGTCCGATTATCGCGAAAAAGCTTGTTGAAATTGCGAAAAAAGAGGGCGCGGTTGCAATCTGCCACGGCGCAACGGGCAAAGGAAACGACCAGGTTAGGTTTGAACTTACCATTAAAGCACTTGCTCCCGAGCTTAAAATTATCGCACCCTGGAGGGTTTGGGACATCAAATCGAGGGAGGACGCGGTTGACTATGCAGAGAAAAACGGCATAGAAATCCCCGTTACAAAGAAAGATTTGTATTCGCGCGACCGCAACGTTTGGCATATCAGCCACGAGGGTATGGATTTGGAAGATCCTTGGAACGAGCCCCAGCTTGACAATTTGTTGAAGCTTACAACTCCGCCCGAGAAAGCTCCCGACACACCCAAATACATCACTGTCGGATTTGAAAAAGGTGAACCCGTTTCAATCGACGGCAAAAACTATTCTCCGCTCGCACTCGTTGAAGAACTTAACAAAATCGGCGGTGAATACGGCATAGGCATTGCAGACATTGTTGAGGACAGGCTTGTAGGTATGAAATCGCGCGGTGTATATGAAACTCCGGGCGGAACGATCCTCTATGCGGCGCACGACGAGCTTGAATATCTCTGCCTTGACAGGGATACACAGGCGTTTAAACGTCAGGCGGCTATCAAATTTGCAGAGCTTGTTTATGACGGAAAATGGTTCACACCGCTCCGTGAGGCGCTTTCTGCATTTGTTGATTCAACACAGCAGACAGTTACCGGTGAAGTTAAGCTTAAACTTTACAAAGGTCACATTTCTCCTGCCGGTGCAAAATCGAAATATTCGCTTTATAATGAGGATATTGCGTCGTTCGGCGACAGCCACGAGCTTTACAGCCACAAGGACGCTGAAGGATTTATCAATCTGTTCGGTTTGCCTCTTAAAGTTAGGGCGCTTATGAACGAGAAAAACAAAAATAACTAA